The sequence below is a genomic window from Prosthecobacter dejongeii.
CAAGACGGAAGTCGTCTTCAACGGCAACTGGTTCAAAGAGATGCCCTTCATGGAAGTCATCAAACTGAATGCCCGCGTCACCCTGCAACAGATGCTTCAGCGTGAAGATTTCAAAAACCGCGTGGCCAATGGCACCGAGGTGCGCCTGCACGAAATCCAATACCCCATCATGCAAGGCTGGGACAGCGTGGTGGTGCGGTCCGACGTGGAGATCGGCGGCAGCGACCAGTTGTTTAACATTTTGGTAGGCCGCGACCTGCAAAAGGAAGAAGGCATGGAGCCACAGATCTGCATGACCCTGCCCCTGCTGGAAGGTCTGGATGGCGTGAAAAAGATGTCCAAGTCCCTGGGCAACTACGTGGGCCTGACGGATGCGCCGAAGGAGATGTTCGGCAAACTCATGAGCATCCCGGACGAGCTCATGGCAAAGTACTACCTGCTCGTCCTCGGCGAAGAACTGGATGCAACGATGCACCCGATGGAAGCCAAGAAAGCCCTGGCAGGCAAATGCGTGGCCGTTTACCACAGTGCCGCTGCTGCCCAGGAATGCCGCGACGACTGGGACCTGCGCTTCAGCAAGAAAGATCTCGCCAATGTGGAGCTGCCCCTGCTCACTCTGGCGGATCGCCGCGATGTGCTGGGCGTGGTTCAGCATGCCTACCTCTCCGTCTTTGAGCAGACCGTCTCAGGTGGTGATGTCCGCCGCCTCGTCCAAGGCGGCAGCATCCAGCTCAACGGCGAAAAACTCACCGACCCCAAAGCCGAACCCGCCTGGGAAACCGGCGCCGTTCTGAAGCTGGACAAGAAGAGGAGTGTGAGATTGGCGTAAGCGAATTTTCAGAAACCAGCATGAGACTGATGACGAAACATATCTTGCTTCGATTCAACAGTCTCACGTTGGTGGTCGTCGCTTTCGGTTATAAAGCTACCCCCTCAATCCATCAATGAAGTTGGCTTGGCGGGCACATGGACGGCACCGAGCAGGTATTCATGAAGTGGGGTGCCGTCGCTATGCTTTTTCAACAGGAGGTAATCGTGGTCATCCAAATCCAGACGCGAATCTACCTGCCAGAGGTCGGTGGTGTTCCGGTTGATCAGATCCAGAGCCGTGGGCAGGGAAACGAGCACGTGTGCGTCCGGGTGCCGCTCCAACAAATGACTGAGCGCATTCAGGGAGTCGGCTGGGTGAGTATCATGGCGATCTACAATCTCTGGGTGAAAAGCCTCTTCACCCAAAATGAACACATCCCCACCTTTTTGATGAGCGTCTAGCCAGGAGGCCAGTGTTTCCCGATGCGCCTCCTGCAGATTTTGAACCCACCCATAACCTACCCCCATGAGCAGTAGAAGGGCAGCCACGCCAAGCCCCACCCACAGGCCGCGCCAGTGAGGATCGTGAGAGGAAAGATCATCGGTTTGACTAACCCACTGCGGCTGACGGCGCGCCTGAAGATAAGCTTCCGACCCGAGACTGGGAAATAGACCACCCCAGATTTGGTTGAGCCGAATCCACCAGCGCTGATTCTCCAGCGCATGGCCAGTGCGCCGCATCAAGTGGCTACCTGTTATGAACTCCACATCCAGCCCAGCATCCTCGGCAAGATGTCGCCAGCGTGTAGGCGAAAGAACGGTGATGTGCCCCCCGTGGGCGATCTGCCCTTTTTGCAAACGGCGGCGGAAATAACGCTCTCTCCACTGGGCCAACCAGTGTGGCATGGTGGGCGAGCCGCCCAGGAAAATCCCACCCGGACGCAGGAGCCGGCTGATCTCCGCTATTGTGCTGCCAGGGCGGGGCAGGTGCTCAAATACATGCAAGCTAACAACGGCGTCTGCCACCTGGGAAGAGACAGGCAGTGT
It includes:
- the tyrS gene encoding tyrosine--tRNA ligase translates to MLSVPEQLEILKRGTVTIHSEKELAAKLAKGKPLRIKLGVDPTSPDIHLGHAVALRKLRQFQDLGHQIVLIIGDFTAMIGDPSGRSTTRPPLTYDEVLANAKTYTDQAFLVLDKDKTEVVFNGNWFKEMPFMEVIKLNARVTLQQMLQREDFKNRVANGTEVRLHEIQYPIMQGWDSVVVRSDVEIGGSDQLFNILVGRDLQKEEGMEPQICMTLPLLEGLDGVKKMSKSLGNYVGLTDAPKEMFGKLMSIPDELMAKYYLLVLGEELDATMHPMEAKKALAGKCVAVYHSAAAAQECRDDWDLRFSKKDLANVELPLLTLADRRDVLGVVQHAYLSVFEQTVSGGDVRRLVQGGSIQLNGEKLTDPKAEPAWETGAVLKLDKKRSVRLA
- a CDS encoding class I SAM-dependent methyltransferase produces the protein MMKQRFPFLSFSLQPLRFLVPELPQSAHTRLFSHLQKADYSVRLLRYWWAGQALKAEAKRLGRPLTVVDLGCERGWLKHFTPAGTVDRWIGLDWNPREEVRTLANYDEVHHANFDDTLPVSSQVADAVVSLHVFEHLPRPGSTIAEISRLLRPGGIFLGGSPTMPHWLAQWRERYFRRRLQKGQIAHGGHITVLSPTRWRHLAEDAGLDVEFITGSHLMRRTGHALENQRWWIRLNQIWGGLFPSLGSEAYLQARRQPQWVSQTDDLSSHDPHWRGLWVGLGVAALLLLMGVGYGWVQNLQEAHRETLASWLDAHQKGGDVFILGEEAFHPEIVDRHDTHPADSLNALSHLLERHPDAHVLVSLPTALDLINRNTTDLWQVDSRLDLDDHDYLLLKKHSDGTPLHEYLLGAVHVPAKPTSLMD